DNA sequence from the Streptomyces sp. NBC_01264 genome:
GGCAGGGGCCGCAGTCGGCCTCGTCGAAGCGGACCGCGATCCCTTCGCGGCCGTGTTGCCGGGCCGGGCTCCAGAACCTGCTGGTGGCGCCCTGGGGGCAGGTGGCTTGCTCGGCGTCCCAGTCGATGGTGAAGGCTTCGCGCTGGTAACCGGCGTTCTCCCGGTCCTGGCGGGAGGTGCCCGCCAGGAGCGGTGCGACCAGGGTGATCCCGAAGGCGGCCCGGGCCCCGGCGAGGAGTTCCGCGCTTGCGTAGCCGGAGTCGAGGTAGTGCTCGGCGGGCAGCAGGCCCCGGTCGGCGAGGGCCCGGTGGACGGGCTCGACCAGCTTCACATCGGGCACGGTCGCGTCCGTGGTCGCGACATGTGTGATCACGTTCGGGATGTCCGGACGCGCCCGGCGTCCCGGCCGCGGGGTCCCTCCGCCGGGCCGGGGCCGCTGGCAGACCTCGCTGATGTGCAGTTTGTACCCGGTCCAGTGTAGGGCGTTCTTGGTGCCGTTGCGGGCGTCGAGGTCGTAGGGCGAGGCCAGGCGCAGTCTGCCGGGCGGGAGACCCTCCTTGTCCGCCTCCCGCCGCTTGACCACCTCCCGCCCGTCGCCGCCGGTGGTGACCAGGTAGTTCTGCACAGTGATCCGGCGCAGGACCTGGACCGCGGGCAGCTCGCGCAGCCACAGGGGCGAGTGAGGGTTGTGGACCGCCCGCAGCAGGGCCACCGCGTCACGGCCGTAGTCCAGTACGAGTTCGTCCCGCTTGGCTTTGGAGCTGGCGGGACGCCAGCTCTCGTCGATGCGCCGCCCGTAGCGGCGGTTCCACCCACGGACGTCCACGGCCTGCGCCACCCAGTGCGGGGCCGCGGCGGACAGCGCCTCCAGCGCGGCCCGCACCGACTCCCCGCACAGCTCGAGGCGGTTCAGGTCCCGCACCGCCGCCAGCACGTGGGTGGAGTCGGTCCGCTGCTTACCCCCAGCCTTGACCAGGCCCTTGCCCTTCAATGCCGCCAGCAGCAGATCCAGTACCCGCTCCTCCAGGCCGTGCTCGACCACCCGGGTGCGGAACTCCGAGAGCACCGAGGCATCGAAGCCGACGTCCTCCAACTCCAGGCCAAGGCAGTACTTCCACGACAGGTCGAACCGGACCCGGTGGGCGGCGGCGCGGTCGGTCAGGTTCTCCGCCATCTGCAGCACCGTCACCATCGCCAGCCGCCCCGGCGACCAGCCCCGCCGGCCCCGCAGACCGAACGCCCCGGCGAACTCGGCATCCGCGAACAGCCCGCCCAGCTCATCCCGCACCCGCATAGCCAACGGCGGCGCCCCACGACCAGCCACCGCCCGCGCGACCCGCACCGTCACCTCAGGGACCTCGGGCCACTGCTCCGGCAGCAACGACATGACTCCCACCCCACCAGCCGGGAACGACAGAACCGGCCACCACCATGCCAACCGCCCGCCCTCACCGCAGGACACGACATTTGGCCAGCAGGATCCCTTGTGGGAGCGGTGCTCCACGGAGGGCATCACCTCGCGGGGAGCTTGCCGTTTAACCTCCGGTGCCCGACGGGGCAGGTTCGCTCGGCGTGGCGAGGGTTACTTGGGCGGTCCATGACCAGGGCTCCGTGGGCGGATCCCAGGTCACCTCGACGTCGGCGTCGTGGACGTCGCGGGCGAGTTCCAGCACCATGACTGCCGCAGCGGCTCGTGCGTCCTGCGGGGTCGGTGTTGATCGGAATGTCCAGGCGCCCGCAGAGCATGCCGCCTTCGACGGGTTGGATCATGAAGCGCCAGCCCTCCGGCGTCGCCAGCAGGACGATCACCTTCGGAATGCCCCAGGCGGGCCGCTTCTTCTTTTCTTGCGTCTCACCATGCCGCTATCCAACATCGTCGGGATCGTGGCGGTGAACGGGGGTAGCGGGGCTGCTGCCTCGGCGCGGTTTGGTGCCGACCTTGTGGTGCGCGGGGCGGGCGTAGGGCTCGCCGGTGGCGAGGACGCGTCCGACGTCGTAGCGGGTGGCGGGCTGTCGGTTCTTCGAGCCGGCCGGGCGACCGGGGCCGGGGCGGGTGCGTTTTGGTGCACTGGCTGGCGTGCCCGGAGGCTGTCGCACGACTTCCGCCGGCCCGGAGTCAAGAGCGATTTGATGTTCGGTTCAGCTCTTCATGGGATCGTCGGAGTGTGAGTTGGTGGGGCG
Encoded proteins:
- a CDS encoding IS1182 family transposase, which gives rise to MSLLPEQWPEVPEVTVRVARAVAGRGAPPLAMRVRDELGGLFADAEFAGAFGLRGRRGWSPGRLAMVTVLQMAENLTDRAAAHRVRFDLSWKYCLGLELEDVGFDASVLSEFRTRVVEHGLEERVLDLLLAALKGKGLVKAGGKQRTDSTHVLAAVRDLNRLELCGESVRAALEALSAAAPHWVAQAVDVRGWNRRYGRRIDESWRPASSKAKRDELVLDYGRDAVALLRAVHNPHSPLWLRELPAVQVLRRITVQNYLVTTGGDGREVVKRREADKEGLPPGRLRLASPYDLDARNGTKNALHWTGYKLHISEVCQRPRPGGGTPRPGRRARPDIPNVITHVATTDATVPDVKLVEPVHRALADRGLLPAEHYLDSGYASAELLAGARAAFGITLVAPLLAGTSRQDRENAGYQREAFTIDWDAEQATCPQGATSRFWSPARQHGREGIAVRFDEADCGPCPVRAACTDATRQGRQLTLRPRDLQELINTNHAAQQDADWQTTYALRAGVEGTIRQATAVTGNRRARYRGLAKTHLEHVYSAVALNLIRLDAWWNNQPLDHTRTSHLARLDLTLTA